The Nocardioides campestrisoli genome includes a window with the following:
- a CDS encoding DegT/DnrJ/EryC1/StrS family aminotransferase — translation MSERIHLSSPDVGPEEEAALVRALRSGWVAPLGPDVDAFEEEIAVATGRSCAVALSSGTAALHLSLLALGVEPGSVVITSSMTFAATANAITYTGATPVFVDSDATGNVDPILLEKAVADQLAQGARVSAIVPVDLLGRIADHAAIAEVAARHGIPLIVDAAESLGAVRAGRRAGQDGIAAIVSFNGNKIMTTSGGGALVCDDPGLAARIRYLATQARQPVVHYEHVDIGYNYRMSNLLAALGRAQLARLPKMMERRRGWRDRYADLFAPVAGVEVLGQETGRTVSEDEHDNYWLTSVVVDADEAGWHADQLREHLAALDIEARPLWKPMHLQPVFADCPAYTSGVSERLFRTGLSLPSGSVLSDQQFDRVADAIASFLSTAGAPADALSPARRL, via the coding sequence GTGAGCGAACGGATCCACCTGTCCTCACCCGATGTCGGTCCGGAGGAGGAGGCGGCCCTGGTGCGCGCCCTCCGCTCGGGCTGGGTGGCCCCACTCGGCCCTGACGTCGACGCGTTCGAGGAGGAGATCGCGGTCGCGACCGGACGGTCCTGCGCGGTGGCGCTCTCCTCGGGCACCGCGGCGCTGCACCTCTCCCTGCTGGCCCTGGGTGTGGAGCCGGGTTCCGTGGTCATCACCTCCAGCATGACGTTCGCCGCGACCGCCAACGCGATCACCTACACCGGCGCCACCCCGGTCTTCGTGGACTCCGACGCCACCGGCAACGTCGACCCGATCCTGCTCGAGAAGGCCGTGGCGGACCAGCTCGCCCAGGGTGCACGTGTCTCGGCCATCGTCCCGGTCGACCTGCTCGGCCGGATCGCAGACCACGCCGCGATCGCCGAGGTGGCAGCGCGCCACGGCATCCCGCTGATCGTCGATGCCGCGGAGTCCCTCGGGGCAGTCCGCGCCGGTCGGCGCGCCGGCCAGGACGGCATCGCGGCGATCGTCTCGTTCAACGGGAACAAGATCATGACGACCTCCGGAGGCGGCGCGCTCGTCTGCGACGACCCTGGGCTGGCGGCGCGGATCCGCTACCTGGCCACCCAGGCGCGTCAGCCGGTCGTTCACTACGAGCACGTCGACATCGGCTACAACTACCGGATGTCGAACCTCCTGGCCGCGCTGGGCCGGGCCCAGCTGGCGCGGCTGCCGAAGATGATGGAGCGGCGTCGCGGGTGGCGGGACCGGTACGCCGACCTCTTCGCGCCGGTCGCAGGGGTCGAGGTGCTGGGTCAGGAAACCGGCCGGACGGTGAGCGAGGACGAGCACGACAACTACTGGCTCACCTCGGTGGTGGTCGACGCCGACGAGGCGGGCTGGCACGCCGACCAGCTGCGGGAGCACCTGGCCGCACTGGACATCGAGGCGCGTCCGCTGTGGAAACCGATGCACCTCCAGCCCGTCTTCGCCGACTGCCCGGCCTACACCTCCGGCGTCTCCGAACGACTCTTCCGTACCGGCCTCTCGCTGCCCAGCGGCTCGGTGTTGAGCGACCAGCAGTTCGACCGCGTCGCCGATGCGATCGCCTCCTTCTTGTCCACCGCCGGCGCGCCGGCCGACGCACTGTCCCCCGCTAGGAGACTTTGA
- a CDS encoding SDR family NAD(P)-dependent oxidoreductase, producing MTSQHPSIESAVAGKVVTITGGTGSFGSVMARHLLEEGATRINIFSRDEAKQDEMRRRTNDERMRFFLGDVRDLDSVRTAVSDADFVFHAAALKQVPSCEFFPEQAVKTNINGSHNVINACAEADVQSVVLLSTDKAVYPVNAMGMSKALMEKTAQAYARNHPDSELTVSVTRYGNVMYSRGSVIPAFIEMLKRGRPLTITDPRMTRFLMSLADSVDLVKHAFAHANPGDLFVKKAPAATVDTLARAVAELFGVEDPEMVHIGTRHGEKLHETLLTREELAKAEDQGDYFRIPLDTRGLQYEKYFSEGEEEIDDSVDYASDSVPGLSVDETRDLLRTIPELAGDPALVG from the coding sequence ATGACCAGCCAGCACCCCTCGATCGAATCCGCCGTGGCCGGCAAGGTCGTCACCATCACCGGAGGTACCGGCTCGTTCGGTTCCGTGATGGCACGGCACCTGCTGGAGGAGGGTGCGACCCGGATCAACATCTTCAGCCGCGACGAGGCCAAGCAGGACGAGATGCGTCGTCGGACGAACGACGAGCGGATGCGCTTCTTCCTCGGCGACGTCCGCGACCTGGACTCGGTCCGTACAGCGGTCAGCGACGCGGACTTCGTCTTCCACGCCGCCGCACTCAAGCAGGTCCCCTCGTGCGAGTTCTTTCCCGAGCAGGCCGTGAAGACGAACATCAACGGCAGCCACAACGTGATCAACGCCTGCGCCGAGGCCGACGTGCAGTCGGTGGTGCTGCTGAGCACCGACAAGGCCGTCTACCCGGTCAACGCGATGGGCATGTCCAAGGCGCTGATGGAGAAGACCGCGCAGGCCTACGCGCGCAACCACCCGGACTCCGAACTGACGGTCTCGGTGACCCGCTACGGCAACGTCATGTACTCGCGCGGCTCGGTCATCCCGGCCTTCATCGAGATGCTCAAGAGGGGCCGGCCGCTCACCATCACCGATCCGCGGATGACCCGCTTCCTGATGTCGCTGGCCGACTCGGTCGACCTGGTGAAGCACGCGTTCGCGCACGCCAACCCCGGTGATCTCTTCGTCAAGAAGGCGCCTGCCGCGACCGTCGACACCCTCGCGCGGGCGGTCGCCGAGCTCTTCGGCGTCGAGGACCCGGAGATGGTGCACATCGGCACTCGGCACGGCGAGAAGCTGCACGAGACGCTGCTGACCCGGGAGGAGCTGGCCAAGGCCGAGGACCAGGGCGACTACTTCCGGATCCCGCTGGACACCCGCGGCCTGCAGTACGAGAAGTACTTCTCCGAGGGCGAGGAGGAGATCGACGACAGCGTCGACTACGCCTCCGACTCGGTGCCCGGGCTCTCGGTGGACGAGACCCGCGACCTGCTCCGCACCATCCCCGAGCTGGCCGGTGACCCGGCCCTCGTCGGATGA
- a CDS encoding enoyl-CoA hydratase-related protein — protein MSHSPTPESPFVTRTTADGVATITLDSPHNRNALSRKLVTELYEHLEAAGQDPEVRVVLIQSSGKVFCSGADLSEAATTSMEEGTRRIIALQRLIATMPKVVVTKNLGAVRAGGIGVVASADIAVSAEEATFALTEVKLGLAAAIISLTVFSRMNPRAASLTALGGEVFTGAEAQEYGLVTKAVPAAELDEYVAKLCADVATGANQGIAESKKILNASLVARIDELGDEMSALSTRLFGSDEAREAMTAFLSRKK, from the coding sequence ATGTCACACAGCCCGACGCCCGAGTCCCCGTTCGTCACCCGCACCACCGCCGACGGTGTCGCGACCATCACCCTGGACTCCCCGCACAACCGCAACGCCCTCTCGCGCAAGCTCGTGACCGAGCTGTACGAGCACCTCGAGGCGGCCGGACAGGACCCCGAGGTCCGCGTGGTGCTGATCCAGAGCTCCGGCAAGGTCTTCTGCTCCGGCGCCGACCTCTCCGAGGCGGCCACGACCAGCATGGAGGAGGGCACCCGGCGGATCATCGCGCTGCAGCGGCTGATCGCCACCATGCCGAAGGTGGTCGTGACCAAGAACCTCGGCGCGGTCCGGGCCGGCGGCATCGGCGTTGTCGCCTCCGCCGACATCGCCGTCTCCGCCGAGGAGGCGACCTTCGCCCTGACCGAGGTCAAGCTGGGCCTGGCCGCGGCGATCATCAGCCTCACGGTCTTCTCCCGGATGAACCCGCGCGCCGCGTCCCTGACGGCGCTGGGCGGCGAGGTCTTCACCGGCGCCGAGGCCCAGGAGTACGGCCTGGTCACCAAGGCGGTGCCGGCCGCCGAGCTGGACGAGTACGTCGCGAAGCTCTGCGCCGACGTGGCCACCGGGGCCAACCAGGGCATCGCGGAGTCGAAGAAGATCCTCAACGCCTCGCTGGTCGCCCGGATCGACGAGCTCGGCGACGAGATGTCCGCGCTGAGCACCCGGCTCTTCGGCTCCGACGAGGCGCGCGAGGCGATGACGGCGTTCCTCTCCCGGAAGAAGTAG
- a CDS encoding SigE family RNA polymerase sigma factor: MTTTSVHETREGPVPPVTGTAPGFDDFVAARSRGLLRTAYLLTRDHALAEDLLQTALAKAWFAWRRIDRDPEPYVRRILVTTYSSWWRRRWNDERPTERLPERGAADGTGAADDTHDLWEALGRLPRRMRAVVVLRYFEDLSVGETAALLQCSTGTVKSQTSKALAKLRIDPSLAASDLMDGDRA; the protein is encoded by the coding sequence ATGACCACCACGTCCGTGCACGAGACCCGGGAGGGGCCGGTGCCACCAGTCACCGGCACCGCGCCGGGCTTCGACGACTTCGTCGCGGCCCGCTCCCGGGGCCTCCTGCGCACCGCCTACCTGCTCACCCGCGACCACGCGCTGGCCGAGGACCTGCTCCAGACGGCCCTGGCCAAGGCGTGGTTCGCGTGGCGCCGCATCGACCGCGATCCCGAGCCGTACGTCCGCCGGATCCTGGTCACCACCTACTCCTCCTGGTGGCGGCGCAGGTGGAACGACGAGCGCCCCACCGAGCGGCTGCCCGAGCGCGGCGCCGCCGACGGCACCGGCGCCGCCGACGACACCCACGACCTGTGGGAGGCGCTGGGCCGGCTGCCTCGCCGGATGCGCGCCGTCGTCGTGCTCCGCTACTTCGAGGACCTCTCGGTCGGGGAGACCGCGGCGCTGCTGCAGTGCTCCACCGGGACGGTCAAGAGCCAGACCAGCAAGGCGCTGGCCAAG
- a CDS encoding polysaccharide biosynthesis protein yields MTPWVRRGMLAAFDILCWSLATAVVLGVRHDFSISEVQWESVLFYWVTSSLLLVVVGYFTKFYRGRFLVGSFDEAAGLAVHVGIVAVLALVSTPMVNETLPRSIPVLVPPVALLLAAAGRWYYRSLRIRSGDPQGVDTARPVLVYGAGDAGRQVLQLLRAERRPGLDLRVVGFLDDNPGKRNLRIQGVPVLGTGEAIAEAAEEVGARAVILAIPQATGDFIGKVQDQVASRGLDFYVLPRVADLLGSGVDASAIRPVEIGDVLGRHQVTTDLTSIAGYLTGKRVLITGAGGSIGSELTRQVHHFGPGSLVMLDRDESALHGVQLAVHGHGLLDGPDTVLVDIRDAESLRSVFEEHRPEVVFHAAALKHLPMLERFPAEGWKTNVLGTLNLLNLSAEFGVERFVNVSTDKAADATSVLGATKRLAERLTAWHAQETGRPYMSVRFGNVLGSRGSMLHTFNAQIAAGGPVTVTHPEVTRYFMTIPEACELVIQAGSMGGAGEVMVLEMGSPVRILDVAKRMIRHSGAQKVEIVFTGLRPGEKLHEVLFSDDEVASATDHPMVRTVPVPPVAPAGLDGLDALDGLSSIRGLLRPVSVPASVTVPVAATEPERGEL; encoded by the coding sequence ATGACGCCATGGGTGAGGCGCGGGATGCTCGCTGCTTTCGACATCCTCTGCTGGTCCCTGGCCACCGCGGTGGTGCTGGGGGTTCGCCACGACTTCAGCATCAGCGAGGTCCAGTGGGAGTCGGTCCTGTTCTACTGGGTGACCAGCTCCCTGCTTCTCGTCGTGGTGGGATACTTCACGAAGTTCTACCGGGGTCGGTTCCTGGTGGGCTCCTTCGACGAAGCCGCGGGTCTTGCCGTGCACGTGGGGATCGTCGCAGTCCTCGCACTGGTGTCGACGCCCATGGTCAACGAGACCCTGCCCCGCAGCATTCCGGTGCTGGTCCCGCCGGTTGCCCTGCTGCTGGCCGCGGCCGGCCGGTGGTACTACCGCTCGCTTCGCATCCGCTCCGGAGATCCCCAGGGAGTGGACACCGCGCGCCCGGTGCTGGTCTACGGCGCCGGCGACGCCGGCCGCCAGGTGTTGCAGCTGTTGCGCGCCGAACGTCGGCCCGGCCTCGATCTGCGGGTTGTCGGCTTCCTGGATGACAACCCGGGCAAGCGGAACCTCCGCATCCAGGGGGTCCCTGTGCTGGGGACCGGCGAAGCCATCGCCGAGGCGGCTGAAGAGGTCGGTGCTCGCGCGGTCATCCTGGCGATCCCGCAGGCGACCGGAGACTTCATCGGCAAGGTCCAGGACCAGGTTGCCAGCCGCGGGCTGGACTTCTACGTCCTGCCCAGAGTGGCTGACCTGCTGGGGAGCGGCGTCGATGCCAGCGCCATCCGACCGGTGGAGATCGGTGATGTCCTGGGTCGCCACCAGGTCACCACGGACCTGACGTCGATCGCGGGCTACCTGACCGGCAAGCGAGTCCTGATCACTGGTGCCGGCGGCTCCATCGGCTCGGAGCTCACCAGGCAGGTCCACCACTTCGGGCCGGGTTCCTTGGTCATGCTCGACCGGGACGAGTCGGCGTTGCACGGCGTCCAGCTGGCCGTGCACGGTCATGGACTGCTCGACGGACCGGACACCGTGCTGGTGGACATCCGGGACGCCGAGAGCCTGCGCTCGGTCTTCGAGGAGCACCGGCCAGAGGTGGTATTCCACGCAGCTGCCCTCAAGCACCTGCCCATGCTGGAGCGGTTCCCCGCCGAGGGCTGGAAGACCAACGTGCTGGGCACGCTCAACCTGCTCAACCTGTCCGCGGAGTTCGGTGTGGAGCGCTTCGTCAACGTCTCGACGGACAAGGCGGCGGACGCCACCAGCGTTCTGGGTGCCACCAAGCGGCTGGCTGAGCGACTGACCGCGTGGCACGCCCAGGAGACCGGTCGGCCCTACATGAGCGTGCGGTTCGGCAACGTGCTCGGCTCCCGGGGATCGATGCTGCACACGTTCAACGCGCAGATCGCAGCCGGGGGGCCGGTGACGGTGACCCACCCCGAGGTCACTCGGTACTTCATGACCATTCCGGAGGCGTGCGAGCTGGTCATCCAGGCGGGTTCGATGGGCGGCGCCGGGGAGGTCATGGTGCTGGAGATGGGCTCTCCCGTGCGGATCCTCGACGTCGCGAAGCGGATGATCCGACACTCTGGCGCCCAGAAGGTGGAGATCGTCTTCACCGGTCTGCGGCCTGGCGAAAAGCTGCACGAGGTGCTGTTCAGCGACGACGAGGTGGCCTCGGCGACCGACCACCCCATGGTCCGCACGGTCCCGGTCCCGCCGGTCGCGCCCGCCGGGCTGGACGGGCTGGACGCGCTGGACGGGCTGTCGAGCATCCGCGGGCTGCTGAGGCCTGTCTCTGTGCCCGCGTCTGTAACTGTGCCTGTAGCCGCGACCGAACCCGAACGAGGAGAGCTGTGA